From bacterium, one genomic window encodes:
- a CDS encoding STAS/SEC14 domain-containing protein, with product MKHKLYYDEENKVLVLEIAGEYTYEDAKETVQITRDSYEEKSPYPLLVDLTNTSNNIGRDARKYLQDEVGRLGISRMALVVSNPVIRMTAKILASASGKTNESGFFKTRDEALAWLKGEK from the coding sequence GTGAAACACAAACTTTACTACGACGAAGAAAACAAGGTACTGGTGCTCGAAATAGCGGGTGAGTATACGTACGAGGACGCAAAGGAAACGGTTCAGATTACCCGGGACTCCTACGAAGAAAAATCCCCATACCCTCTGCTTGTCGATTTAACAAATACATCAAACAATATCGGCAGGGATGCCAGAAAGTACCTTCAGGATGAAGTGGGAAGACTCGGTATTTCGAGAATGGCTCTTGTAGTTTCAAATCCTGTTATCCGTATGACGGCAAAGATACTTGCATCGGCTTCTGGCAAGACTAATGAAAGCGGATTCTTTAAGACAAGAGACGAAGCGCTAGCCTGGCTGAAAGGAGAGAAATGA
- a CDS encoding STAS/SEC14 domain-containing protein — MEHKTCFNEDANAMCVDVIGEFQSSDVDCTFEILDKQFEGKDYYRLLIDLSQSNGNLSAEARRLLSEKLKAKRSARIAFVITRPTSRMIARVVVALSKSSHEKDFFKDKARALAWLKQE, encoded by the coding sequence ATGGAACACAAGACCTGCTTCAACGAAGACGCCAATGCGATGTGCGTGGATGTTATTGGCGAGTTCCAGTCGTCAGACGTGGACTGCACGTTCGAGATACTCGATAAACAGTTCGAGGGCAAGGATTACTACAGATTGCTCATAGACCTAAGCCAGTCGAACGGCAACCTGTCTGCCGAGGCGCGCAGGCTCCTGAGCGAGAAGCTCAAGGCGAAGCGCTCTGCAAGGATAGCCTTCGTCATCACGAGACCGACGAGCAGGATGATAGCGCGAGTGGTGGTTGCCCTGTCGAAGAGCTCGCATGAAAAAGATTTTTTCAAGGATAAAGCCAGGGCTCTTGCCTGGTTGAAGCAGGAATGA
- a CDS encoding STAS/SEC14 domain-containing protein translates to MKHKIAYDEEEGILRIQYIGEIIPDEYRQTAEEVLKMPEENLKRILVDISQTVTPMWNRETREMLAKSTPTIEGSRVAVIGASAAIRIISKAFVHIGKTQSQTRFFKTEEEAVAWLKGEG, encoded by the coding sequence ATGAAGCACAAGATAGCGTATGATGAGGAGGAAGGGATACTTCGGATTCAGTATATAGGCGAGATTATCCCTGATGAGTACAGACAGACCGCCGAAGAGGTGCTGAAGATGCCCGAAGAAAACCTCAAGCGCATACTGGTCGACATATCACAGACAGTCACCCCTATGTGGAATCGCGAGACCAGGGAGATGCTGGCTAAATCCACTCCCACTATCGAAGGATCAAGGGTGGCTGTAATAGGGGCATCGGCGGCCATAAGGATCATCTCAAAAGCTTTTGTTCATATAGGGAAAACGCAGTCTCAGACGCGCTTCTTCAAGACAGAGGAAGAAGCGGTCGCGTGGCTGAAGGGCG
- a CDS encoding STAS/SEC14 domain-containing protein → MIPDMWFDEKNEALHLSFTEVWDENDVPELFKRIRAHFEGRKERNIVGDLSHAAPQSYSRQMRKMVAEEATALSLDKVAILGANNVLRMMAKILLAVIGNKWSAETKFFDSEADALAWIKGDK, encoded by the coding sequence ATGATTCCTGATATGTGGTTCGACGAGAAAAACGAAGCGTTGCATCTCAGTTTTACCGAGGTCTGGGACGAGAATGACGTCCCCGAGTTGTTTAAGCGCATAAGGGCGCATTTTGAAGGCAGGAAAGAACGCAACATCGTAGGCGATTTGTCGCATGCTGCACCTCAATCGTACAGCAGACAAATGAGGAAGATGGTAGCCGAAGAGGCTACAGCGCTTAGCCTCGACAAGGTCGCCATCCTGGGCGCTAATAACGTTCTTCGCATGATGGCGAAGATACTTTTGGCAGTAATAGGCAATAAATGGTCAGCGGAGACGAAGTTCTTCGATAGCGAGGCCGATGCCTTGGCCTGGATAAAAGGAGATAAGTGA
- a CDS encoding STAS/SEC14 domain-containing protein, giving the protein MKHELYLDKESGIIFFRARGIFNYEDGVEAVEKMENLVKGLEDVRALIDTREMPPKLEKDVRRLMQDLPKRFRISRMAMIVTNPALRMISKIVVATMGKDFKAGFFKTEEESLEWLKQEK; this is encoded by the coding sequence ATGAAGCACGAGCTATACCTTGACAAAGAAAGCGGCATAATTTTTTTCAGGGCAAGGGGGATTTTCAATTACGAGGACGGTGTCGAAGCCGTCGAAAAGATGGAAAACCTTGTAAAAGGTCTTGAAGATGTCCGGGCCCTTATTGATACGAGAGAGATGCCTCCAAAACTCGAAAAGGATGTACGCAGGTTGATGCAGGACCTGCCGAAGAGATTCAGGATTTCGAGGATGGCAATGATTGTCACAAATCCGGCCCTGCGTATGATCAGTAAGATAGTGGTTGCCACGATGGGTAAAGACTTCAAGGCGGGTTTTTTCAAGACCGAAGAGGAATCGTTGGAATGGCTGAAGCAAGAAAAATGA
- a CDS encoding STAS/SEC14 domain-containing protein: MDKFIVSFDDENDILYLKILGLMDDEALRELIPRYQKLLEGRKRRYVLVDMSESPQFGASIMTREMRDTYREMINLMEADKSAIFGATPALRMVARIAIAVTGKSEIAHFFKTKEEALAWLKGER, translated from the coding sequence ATGGATAAATTCATCGTTTCTTTTGACGATGAGAACGACATCCTTTATCTTAAGATACTGGGGTTGATGGACGACGAAGCACTGCGCGAACTGATTCCCCGCTATCAGAAACTGCTTGAGGGCAGAAAGCGCCGTTATGTTCTGGTTGATATGTCGGAAAGTCCGCAGTTCGGCGCTAGTATTATGACCAGAGAGATGAGGGACACATACAGGGAAATGATCAATTTAATGGAAGCCGATAAATCGGCAATATTCGGAGCAACACCTGCATTACGCATGGTCGCAAGGATTGCTATTGCCGTTACCGGAAAGTCAGAGATTGCGCATTTTTTTAAGACAAAGGAAGAAGCCCTGGCATGGCTGAAAGGAGAAAGATAA
- a CDS encoding STAS/SEC14 domain-containing protein — MNHELFFDEENDMIVLRVRGDFAMDDAVRCSEFIDKTLKERGSFNVLVDLSEATPSLDKEVRTMLKKQSQEDAVKKFAMVVTHPALRIIGKIATSSMSNSKIFKTEEEALRWLKG; from the coding sequence ATGAACCACGAACTATTCTTTGATGAAGAAAATGACATGATAGTTTTGAGAGTAAGGGGCGATTTTGCAATGGACGACGCCGTCCGATGCTCCGAATTTATCGATAAGACCTTGAAGGAGAGAGGCTCCTTCAACGTTCTTGTGGATCTCTCGGAAGCTACGCCAAGTCTTGATAAGGAGGTGCGAACGATGCTCAAAAAACAGTCGCAAGAGGATGCAGTAAAAAAGTTTGCGATGGTAGTCACGCATCCTGCGCTGAGGATTATAGGCAAGATTGCGACTTCAAGCATGAGTAACTCAAAGATATTCAAGACCGAGGAGGAAGCTCTCCGCTGGCTGAAAGGATAA
- a CDS encoding STAS/SEC14 domain-containing protein, translating into MKPMIELDKQLGVVRAKTKGSFTMQELDKSMEELKKLFLNMDKKLLLADVRENDRVMATKEERVRMRELSKDLTWDKAAVVGADTLVRMSAKIVLAAIGLSKTTRFFKTEDEALRWLKEKP; encoded by the coding sequence ATGAAACCCATGATAGAACTAGATAAGCAACTCGGCGTAGTGAGAGCTAAAACTAAAGGATCATTCACGATGCAAGAACTCGATAAAAGCATGGAAGAACTCAAGAAGCTCTTTTTGAATATGGATAAGAAGCTTCTTCTTGCAGACGTCAGAGAAAACGACAGGGTAATGGCGACGAAAGAGGAGAGGGTAAGAATGCGGGAGCTGTCAAAAGATTTGACGTGGGACAAGGCTGCGGTAGTTGGAGCTGATACGCTTGTACGCATGTCGGCTAAGATCGTTCTGGCGGCGATAGGTCTGAGCAAGACAACCAGATTCTTCAAGACCGAGGATGAGGCGCTTCGCTGGCTGAAAGAGAAGCCGTGA
- a CDS encoding STAS/SEC14 domain-containing protein: protein MKHEISFDERNDIIVMRVKGEFNLQDAMETVDKMDELGKDKKTILVMADMREAAPKLDKDVRKLMQDLSKRMKMQKFAMIVTNPAIRIVGKIVIATMRNARGSAFFRTEEEAIHWLKGD from the coding sequence ATGAAGCATGAAATCAGTTTCGACGAGAGAAACGACATCATAGTCATGAGGGTAAAAGGCGAATTCAACCTCCAGGATGCTATGGAAACTGTGGATAAGATGGATGAGCTTGGAAAAGACAAAAAAACTATCCTGGTGATGGCTGATATGAGAGAAGCAGCGCCCAAGCTCGACAAGGATGTTCGAAAGTTGATGCAGGATCTTTCGAAGCGAATGAAGATGCAGAAATTCGCTATGATAGTTACTAACCCTGCTATCAGGATAGTCGGTAAGATAGTGATTGCTACCATGAGAAACGCCCGAGGTTCAGCTTTTTTCAGAACTGAAGAGGAAGCCATTCACTGGTTGAAAGGAGATTAA
- a CDS encoding STAS/SEC14 domain-containing protein, whose translation MMREIISETGQVRHKVFFDEEKGVAVIIHYDVIYADDAREMIDVLGTLLEGKSPKLLLDDSSRVSASRMDKETRRIFMGAGEKVGLDRVAVFGADSMTRMMSKIIFTIAGKIDSTKYFKTEEEALSWLKGK comes from the coding sequence ATGATGAGAGAAATAATTTCAGAAACCGGTCAGGTAAGACACAAGGTTTTTTTCGATGAGGAAAAAGGCGTCGCAGTGATTATCCATTACGACGTAATCTACGCGGATGATGCCCGGGAAATGATAGACGTGCTCGGGACCCTCCTTGAAGGCAAATCACCCAAATTGCTTCTGGACGATTCATCAAGAGTTTCCGCCTCCAGGATGGATAAAGAGACGCGAAGGATATTCATGGGTGCAGGGGAAAAAGTTGGATTGGACCGCGTAGCCGTGTTTGGGGCAGACTCCATGACAAGAATGATGTCGAAGATTATTTTTACCATTGCAGGCAAGATTGATTCCACGAAATACTTCAAAACCGAGGAAGAAGCATTATCGTGGTTGAAAGGAAAATAA
- a CDS encoding STAS/SEC14 domain-containing protein, with translation MAEARKMNYEMWFDEKNGVLYVKTLAMLERADVEDIIPEVAEMLAGKEHRYILGDLAQNPSGLLTKDARTAFKENAENLQVDKIAIIGANPSIRMIAKIALTIMGKSDIAKFFKTEEEALVWLKGAK, from the coding sequence ATGGCTGAAGCAAGAAAAATGAACTACGAGATGTGGTTTGACGAAAAAAACGGCGTCCTGTACGTAAAGACGCTTGCCATGCTCGAAAGAGCCGATGTAGAAGATATTATCCCCGAAGTGGCGGAAATGTTAGCTGGCAAGGAGCACCGTTATATCCTCGGAGATCTTGCCCAAAACCCGTCCGGTCTTTTGACGAAGGACGCGCGCACGGCTTTTAAGGAAAATGCAGAAAATCTTCAAGTGGATAAGATAGCCATTATCGGAGCCAACCCTTCCATCCGCATGATTGCAAAGATTGCCTTGACCATAATGGGTAAATCCGATATCGCCAAATTCTTCAAGACCGAAGAGGAAGCCCTAGTCTGGCTCAAGGGAGCAAAGTGA